A window of Castanea sativa cultivar Marrone di Chiusa Pesio chromosome 1, ASM4071231v1 contains these coding sequences:
- the LOC142639316 gene encoding tubulin beta-6 chain: MREILHIQGGQCGNQIGSKFWEVICDEHGIDPTGRYKGDGSSDLQLERINVYYNEASGGRYVPRAVLMDLEPGTMDSIRSGPFGQIFRPDNFVFGQSGAGNNWAKGHYTEGAELIDSVLDVVRKEAENCDCLQGFQVCHSLGGGTGSGMGTLLISKIREEYPDRMMLTFSVFPSPKVSDTVVEPYNATLSVHQLVENADECMVLDNEALYDICFRTLKLSTPSFGDLNHLISATMSGVTCCLRFPGQLNSDLRKLAVNLIPFPRLHFFMVGFAPLTSRGSQQYISLTVPELTQQMWDSKNMMCAADPRHGRYLTASAMFRGKMSTKEVDEQMINVQNKNSSYFVEWIPNNVKSSVCDIPPMGLKMASTFIGNSTSIQEMFRRVSEQFTAMFRRKAFLHWYTGEGMDEMEFTEAESNMNDLVAEYQQYQDATADDEGEYEEEGLEENYED, translated from the exons atgaGAGAGATCCTTCACATTCAAGGAGGCCAATGCGGCAACCAAATCGGCTCCAAGTTCTGGGAGGTTATCTGCGATGAGCACGGCATCGATCCCACGGGTCGGTACAAGGGAGACGGGTCGTCGGATCTTCAATTGGAGCGAATCAATGTGTACTACAACGAGGCCTCCGGCGGTCGCTACGTGCCTCGGGCGGTTCTCATGGATCTCGAACCCGGAACCATGGACAGCATCAGATCCGGCCCGTTTGGACAGATCTTCCGCCCCGATAACTTCGTTTTTGGACAGTCCGGCGCCGGAAACAACTGGGCCAAAGGTCATTACACTGAGGGAGCTGAGTTGATCGACTCCGTTCTCGACGTTGTTCGTAAGGAGGCTGAGAACTGTGATTGCTTGCAag gTTTCCAGGTTTGTCACTCACTTGGAGGAGGTACAGGGTCTGGCATGGGAACCCTCCTGATATCAAAGATTAGAGAAGAGTACCCAGATAGGATGATGCTTACATTTTCTGTTTTCCCATCACCAAAGGTCTCTGACACTGTTGTGGAGCCATACAATGCCACCCTATCAGTTCACCAGTTGGTGGAGAATGCTGATGAGTGCATGGTTCTTGATAATGAAGCACTTTATGACATTTGCTTCAGGACACTAAAGCTCAGCACTCCAAGCT TTGGTGACCTTAACCATTTGATCTCTGCAACTATGAGTGGGGTAACATGTTGTCTGAGGTTCCCTGGCCAGCTGAACTCCGACCTTCGGAAGCTTGCTGTTAATCTGATCCCCTTCCCACGTCTTCACTTTTTCATGGTGGGTTTTGCACCACTCACCTCTCGTGGGTCCCAGCAGTACATCTCCCTCACTGTCCCAGAGCTGACTCAACAAATGTGGGATTCCAAGAACATGATGTGTGCTGCTGACCCCCGTCATGGCCGCTACCTGACAGCCTCAGCAATGTTCAGGGGAAAGATGAGCACCAAAGAGGTCGATGAACAGATGATCAATGTGCAGAACAAGAATTCATCATACTTTGTGGAGTGGATTCCTAATAACGTGAAGTCAAGTGTGTGTGATATTCCACCAATGGGTCTGAAAATGGCATCCACTTTTATTGGTAACTCCACATCAATCCAGGAGATGTTCAGAAGGGTGAGTGAGCAATTCACTGCTATGTTCCGCCGCAAGGCTTTCTTGCATTGGTATACAGGTGAAGGGATGGACGAGATGGAGTTCACAGAGGCTGAGAGCAACATGAATGATTTGGTGGCTGAGTACCAGCAGTACCAGGATGCAACAGCTGATGATGAGGGTGAGTATGAGGAGGAAGGGTTAGAAGAAAATTATGAGGATTAA
- the LOC142609448 gene encoding uncharacterized protein LOC142609448 — protein sequence MAKQSKSALLSGFTEEEIETANTMLEFHQQFVEFKTHPQIQSWVGLKRRSKRLPRQSLGCFHFSLSSSPAFTHGGVEVGPTPSPTCKTEAPTVAVKAGTLSPVTPLSFSLGSESDDKPKNALKFKIVKRKREDWLEITEGLTQNRDFLKREIGNVMRCYDGLKAFNLELKARKHEFCHGHMKENPYLEDGKRFKLAKGFVQVQPTANSLINAQNQDHQQQIHSVVKQKLFIVNQRVQRSEIDEKLQHPTRQMHSSLPTSTGFGCVVNNNEDPSSLPDLNVSIEDTVGVGSSGPSDLTVANRISYKAMAAQARQRRIQICRVKKLHCH from the exons atggCAAAACAGAGCAAAAGCGCTTTACTAAGTGGCTTCACTGAGGAGGAGATTGAGACTGCTAATACCATGCTCGAGTTTCATCAACAATTCGTTGAATTCAAAACACACCCTCAAATTCAGTCATGGGTCGGCCTTAAACGGAGATCTAAGAGACTTCCCAGACAATCATTGGGCTGTTTTCATTTCAGTTTGTCTTCTTCACCAGCGTTTACTCATGGCGGTGTTGAGGTGGGTCCTACTCCTAGTCCTACATGTAAGACTGAGGCTCCAACTGTGGCGGTCAAGGCCGGAACTTTGAGCCCTGTGACCCCTCTTTCATTCTCTCTCGGTAGTGAATCTGATGACAAGCCCAAGAACGCTCTGAAATTCAAAATCGTTAAAAGG AAGAGAGAGGACTGGTTGGAGATTACGGAGGGGTTAACTCAGAACAGGGATTTTCTAAAGAGG GAGATAGGGAATGTAATGCGTTGTTACGATGGGCTGAAGGCTTTCAATTTGGAGTTGAAAGCAAGAAAACATGAG TTTTGTCATGGCCATATGAAGGAAAATCCATATTTGGAAGATGGCAAAAGGTTCAAGCTTGCAAAGGGTTTTGTTCAAGTGCAACCCACAGCCAACTCTCTCATCAATgctcaaaatcaagatcatcaACAGCAAATTCACAGTGTGGTTAAGCAGAAACTGTTCATTGTGAACCAGAGGGTTCAAAGATCAGAAATTGATGAGAAACTTCAACACCCAACTCGCCAAATGCACTCCTCTCTGCCAACTAGTACTGGATTTGGCTGCGTGGTCAACAACAATGAGGACCCATCCAGTCTTCCTGATCTTAACGTTTCTATAGAGGACACTGTTGGCGTGGGCTCTTCTGGACCGTCTGATCTCACAGTGGCCAACAGAATTTCATATAAGGCTATGGCAGCACAAGCTAGACAGAGAAGGATACAGATCTGTAGGGTTAAGAAACTCCATTGCCACTAG
- the LOC142622251 gene encoding uncharacterized protein LOC142622251 yields the protein MASDGVPPIIAAQLNYLLSHFPLSVKIEHLWSGSKFSTGVIDRFTIVIPYCLDFIKWDFIYNSESPISAPDVIFGAEDENFLSFLARNDGVEGNANAAKKCLSDWNGKDPTRLMVLLQQLRDQYMNYQRKRVDEVDDDRLKFEVSTIAFREGIEMHLSSGAEKPEEVKFAVPLTEMNIDKMVHGCPWRHSPKIYLQVIYPVGRKYVSASSAPRLKLLSTSDLKSIFSIEDFKLPPWLDGMCMAEYLPHLEESLEKQILEAVSLIDVRRRFIESLAPLFGRPLEADPIFCRKATFLAGSGAFTFLVHFSISTQFPKQQPGLMLQSSQHMNSHGVPAKSPLITEYPWSPRWETSVMAEKIFEFLVDEALNFKRYCNEAQLQH from the exons ATGGCTTCCGATGGAGTTCCTCCTATAATCGCTGCTCAGCTCAACTaccttctctctcactttcccCTCAGTGTTAAG ATTGAACATTTGTGGTCCGGTAGCAAGTTCTCCACTGGAGTCATTGACCGCTTCACAATAGTCATTCCCTATTGCCTTGACTTCATAAAAT GGGATTTTATATACAATTCAGAGTCGCCAATTTCTGCTCCGGATGTTATATTTGGAGCCgaagatgaaaattttctttcatttctggCAAGGAATGATGGAGTTGAAGGTAATGCAAATGCGGCGAAGAAATGTTTATCTGATTGGAATGGCAAGGACCCTACGCGGCTTATGGTTCTTCTACAACAGCTTAG GGATCAATATATGAACTATCAGAGAAAGCGTGTTGATGAAGTCGATGATGATAGGTTGAAATTTGAAGTTAGCACTATTGCGTTTAGGGAG GGAATTGAAATGCATTTGAGTTCTGGTGCTGAAAAG CCAGAGGAGGTGAAGTTTGCAGTGCCTCTTACAGAAATGAACATTGATAAGATGGTGCACGGGTGCCCTTGGAGACATTCACCAAAGATATACTTGcag GTTATCTACCCTGTTGGGAGAAAATATGTATCTGCTTCTTCAGCACCTCGTCTGAAATTACTATCTACCTCTGACTTGAAGTCTATCTTTTCCATTGAAGATTTCAAACTTCCTCCATGGTTGGATGGAAT GTGCATGGCAGAATATCTTCCTCATCTAGAAGAATCTCTTGAGAAACAG ATCTTGGAGGCAGTTTCACTAATTGATGTTAGAAGGCGCTTTATTGAGTCATTAGCCCCTCTGTTTGGAAGGCCATTAGAAGCTGATCCG ATCTTTTGCAGAAAGGCAACATTTCTTGCTGGCTCTGGAGCATTTACATTCCTG GTTCACTTCAGCATTTCAACTCAGTTTCCAAAGCAGCAACCGGGTTTGATGCTTCAAAGTTCTCAG CATATGAACTCCCACGGTGTACCAGCCAAGTCACCTCTTATTACTGAGTATCCATGGAGTCCAAGATGGGAAACTTCAGTAATGGCTGAGAAAATCTT tgagtttTTGGTGGATGAGGCTTTGAACTTCAAGAGGTACTGCAACGAGGCTCAACTACAACACTAG